The Terrirubrum flagellatum nucleotide sequence TGCGCAGGCCGGCGAGGCCGTGCTGGTCGATCGAGAGCTGCCAGCTCAGGAATTCTTCCGTTGTCAGCGTATAGCGCGTGCAGGCTTCTTCAAGGGAGAGGAGGCCGCCACGCACGGCGGCGACGACTTCAGCCTTGCGCCTGATGACCCAGCGACGGGTGTTCGGCGGGGGCAGGTCCGCGATCGTGAGCGGGCTTCCATCGGGCCCGATCACATACTTCACGCGGGGACGCATCAACTCGGTCATCGTACGCTCACATTACTCGATGGACCTATTTCTC carries:
- a CDS encoding DUF1153 domain-containing protein, which produces MTELMRPRVKYVIGPDGSPLTIADLPPPNTRRWVIRRKAEVVAAVRGGLLSLEEACTRYTLTTEEFLSWQLSIDQHGLAGLRTTRIQQYRH